A single Chryseobacterium sp. DNA region contains:
- a CDS encoding thioredoxin fold domain-containing protein → MKKLSLVSSLFIGILAFAQGIKFEDGNFASILAKAKKENKLIFIDAYASWCGPCKLMAKNIFPLKTVGDYYNSHFINAKIDMEKGEGIELAKKYNVKAFPTYLFIDPNGETVHRTLGYVEENDFIQFAKDAGDPNKRLTSLKQKFENGEKDPEFLKNLAGLTIYNDPEFAGKVLNRYFGQKTTLDQEDIQILLAGTQSTESPLYKIFQDKKADILKFLPEDKYEKLDKNIQLNTIAKKAYNADTKSWNETYFMAETQKFLKKDEAEKVFKRMKANRALKNKDIPVYEKLILELYQDYSAASSEELNSLAWNFFENVSNKTSLEKAIGWAQESVKKDQNFANTDTLANLYNKIGDKKNAKMWAEKSIELAKSTGQDSSDTEKLLKSL, encoded by the coding sequence ATGAAAAAATTATCTCTAGTTTCTTCTTTATTTATAGGAATTTTGGCCTTTGCACAGGGAATTAAATTTGAAGACGGCAACTTTGCGTCTATCCTGGCTAAGGCAAAAAAAGAAAACAAACTGATTTTCATTGATGCCTATGCTTCCTGGTGCGGACCATGTAAACTGATGGCTAAAAATATTTTCCCACTGAAGACGGTAGGCGACTATTACAATTCCCACTTCATCAATGCTAAAATTGATATGGAAAAAGGTGAAGGGATCGAGCTTGCGAAAAAATATAATGTAAAAGCATTTCCTACTTACTTATTCATTGATCCCAATGGGGAGACCGTACATAGAACACTGGGGTATGTAGAGGAAAATGACTTTATCCAGTTTGCAAAAGACGCCGGAGACCCAAATAAAAGGCTCACTTCATTAAAGCAAAAATTTGAAAATGGAGAAAAGGACCCTGAATTTCTAAAAAACCTGGCAGGGCTTACTATTTACAATGATCCTGAGTTTGCCGGTAAAGTATTGAACCGTTATTTCGGCCAAAAAACAACGCTGGATCAGGAAGATATCCAGATACTTCTTGCCGGGACACAGAGTACGGAAAGTCCTTTATATAAAATATTTCAGGACAAGAAAGCGGATATTCTAAAGTTCTTGCCGGAAGATAAATACGAAAAACTGGACAAAAATATACAACTGAACACGATTGCTAAAAAAGCTTATAATGCCGATACAAAAAGCTGGAATGAAACTTATTTCATGGCGGAAACCCAGAAATTCCTCAAGAAAGATGAAGCTGAAAAGGTATTTAAAAGAATGAAAGCAAACAGGGCTTTAAAAAACAAAGATATTCCTGTTTACGAAAAATTAATTCTTGAGCTGTACCAGGACTATTCTGCTGCAAGCTCTGAGGAACTGAATTCCCTGGCGTGGAACTTCTTTGAAAATGTAAGCAACAAAACGTCTCTTGAAAAAGCAATTGGCTGGGCACAGGAATCTGTGAAAAAAGACCAGAACTTTGCCAATACCGATACTTTAGCAAATCTTTACAATAAGATTGGTGACAAGAAAAATGCAAAAATGTGGGCTGAAAAGTCTATTGAGCTTGCAAAAAGTACCGGACAGGATTCTTCTGACACAGAAAAATTATTGAAAAGCCTTTAA
- a CDS encoding 3-oxoacyl-ACP synthase III family protein translates to MIKSTIKGVGFYVPDNVVTNDDLAKLMATNDEWITERTGIRERRHRKNRNDSQETTAYLAFKAAEKAIQNAGLTSKDIDYIVFATLSPDYYFPGCGVLLQDMLGCDTIGALDVRNQCSGFVYAMSVANAFIKSGTYKNILVVGAEVHSFGLDFSDEGRGVSVIFGDGAGAIVLSATEGENTGDVLAVNMHSEGKYADDLCTQFPGSKFGWSDRMRKDPEHVTNKEVYPIMNGNFVFKHAVTRFPETMMEALNKAGKTVEDLDMFIPHQANLRIAQFVQEKFGLPDEKIFNNIQKYGNTTAASIPIALSEAIEQGKIKRGDLVLLSAFGSGFTWGSVLFEY, encoded by the coding sequence ATGATTAAAAGTACAATAAAAGGTGTGGGATTTTATGTTCCAGATAACGTTGTTACAAATGATGATTTAGCGAAACTAATGGCGACGAATGATGAATGGATCACAGAAAGGACAGGCATCAGGGAGAGAAGACACAGAAAAAACAGAAATGATTCCCAGGAGACCACTGCTTATTTAGCTTTTAAAGCAGCAGAAAAAGCGATTCAGAATGCAGGTCTCACTTCTAAAGATATTGATTACATCGTTTTTGCCACCCTTTCTCCGGATTATTATTTCCCGGGATGTGGGGTATTGCTTCAGGATATGCTGGGGTGTGATACCATTGGGGCATTGGATGTAAGAAACCAGTGTTCAGGGTTTGTATACGCTATGAGTGTTGCCAATGCGTTTATCAAATCCGGAACCTATAAAAATATTTTAGTCGTAGGAGCGGAAGTTCATTCTTTCGGCCTGGATTTTTCAGATGAAGGGAGAGGCGTTTCCGTAATTTTTGGAGATGGGGCAGGAGCTATTGTTCTTTCTGCTACAGAAGGGGAAAATACCGGCGATGTTTTGGCGGTCAATATGCATTCTGAAGGAAAATATGCTGACGATCTGTGTACTCAGTTCCCGGGTTCGAAGTTCGGCTGGAGCGACAGGATGAGAAAAGATCCTGAACATGTAACGAATAAAGAAGTATATCCGATCATGAACGGAAACTTTGTGTTTAAGCATGCTGTAACAAGATTTCCGGAAACAATGATGGAAGCCCTGAATAAAGCAGGAAAAACGGTTGAGGATCTGGATATGTTCATTCCCCATCAGGCCAACCTGAGAATTGCTCAGTTTGTGCAGGAAAAATTCGGGCTGCCGGATGAAAAGATCTTTAATAATATTCAGAAATACGGAAATACAACAGCTGCTTCTATTCCGATCGCTTTAAGTGAAGCGATTGAGCAGGGGAAAATTAAAAGAGGAGACCTGGTCCTTCTTTCAGCTTTTGGAAGCGGATTTACCTGGGGAAGTGTACTGTTTGAATACTAA
- a CDS encoding tetratricopeptide repeat protein, with translation MSRCLLLFLFLYTTAIPISAQKKNNFDQLCERTTVITAHKNLSAAIKTADSLYMAAQTPQEKIKSLILSSELYHYSGEFKKAICYSENAHALISRTGDPEKMIYICRLLAKQYRQVGLYERSRKYIVKGMQASEQITDFQKSNEAEGLLHQEMAFYEMELGNYSNAIKYIELSLKFLEKTGNPDIGKTMATSYQVLGDVCFKQNDYNTSEKYYRKAETLLKKESCTLGLIYNGLAGIRLKQKNWKDAEFYLKKAEKIADTSRSLKLKKAVYSNINDYYEGIGDNFKASLYAVKYVRAYDSIAVRIHQFALKNPENAAGKSGKNGQMNVAKNTAIVVLFISVIGIIIFFRTKQKKQLSKFRNIIRTRLHPVNSLSREALHTKKETEFSNISVEEIDEKDSEADRRRNDSLMTSETESKLLELLEDFEKGDLYNSKSMSLSFLAGELNTNTKYLSYVINQHKSADFKTYINRLRISYIVDKLINDEKYRQYKISILADECGFSSHSKFAAVFKAVTDFSPSAYIKHLDAENQSDKDVRFPEND, from the coding sequence ATGTCCAGATGTTTACTGCTGTTTTTGTTTCTATATACGACCGCTATTCCCATATCCGCACAGAAGAAAAATAATTTCGATCAGCTCTGTGAAAGGACTACCGTTATTACTGCTCATAAAAATTTATCGGCTGCCATTAAAACGGCAGACTCTCTTTACATGGCTGCGCAAACTCCGCAGGAAAAAATCAAAAGTCTGATTCTTTCTTCAGAGCTTTATCACTATTCCGGGGAATTCAAGAAGGCTATTTGTTATAGTGAGAATGCCCATGCCCTGATCAGCCGGACAGGGGATCCTGAAAAGATGATTTATATCTGCAGACTTTTAGCGAAACAGTACCGTCAGGTTGGCCTTTATGAAAGGTCCAGGAAGTATATTGTAAAAGGGATGCAGGCTTCGGAACAGATTACAGATTTTCAAAAAAGCAATGAAGCTGAAGGATTACTCCATCAGGAAATGGCTTTTTATGAGATGGAGCTGGGGAATTATTCAAATGCAATCAAATATATTGAGCTTTCGCTGAAATTTCTGGAGAAAACAGGCAATCCGGATATAGGCAAAACAATGGCCACTTCGTATCAGGTATTGGGAGATGTCTGTTTTAAGCAGAACGATTATAACACTTCTGAAAAGTACTATAGAAAAGCCGAAACACTGCTGAAGAAGGAAAGCTGTACTCTGGGGCTTATTTATAATGGTCTGGCAGGCATTCGGCTAAAGCAGAAAAACTGGAAAGATGCCGAATTTTATCTGAAAAAAGCTGAAAAAATAGCAGATACTTCCCGCAGCCTGAAGCTGAAGAAAGCCGTATATTCTAATATTAACGATTATTATGAGGGGATTGGAGACAATTTTAAAGCCTCATTGTATGCTGTGAAATATGTAAGAGCCTATGACAGCATTGCAGTCCGTATTCATCAGTTTGCATTGAAGAACCCTGAAAATGCGGCTGGCAAATCTGGTAAGAACGGGCAGATGAATGTTGCTAAAAACACAGCTATTGTTGTGTTATTTATTTCTGTAATCGGCATAATTATATTTTTTAGGACAAAACAGAAAAAGCAGCTTTCAAAATTCAGGAATATTATAAGAACAAGACTGCATCCTGTCAACAGCCTGAGCCGCGAAGCTCTACATACCAAAAAAGAAACTGAATTTTCTAATATTTCTGTTGAAGAGATTGATGAAAAAGACAGCGAAGCAGACAGGAGAAGAAATGATTCTCTGATGACTTCCGAAACAGAATCAAAACTGCTTGAATTGCTTGAAGATTTTGAAAAAGGAGATCTTTATAACAGCAAAAGTATGTCTTTATCTTTCCTGGCAGGAGAGCTGAATACCAATACAAAGTATCTTTCCTATGTGATCAACCAGCATAAAAGTGCTGATTTTAAAACCTATATCAACCGGTTAAGAATTAGCTATATTGTAGACAAACTGATCAATGATGAAAAGTACAGACAATATAAAATCAGTATCCTTGCTGACGAATGCGGCTTTTCATCACACAGTAAATTTGCAGCTGTCTTTAAAGCAGTCACCGACTTTTCACCCTCTGCTTATATTAAGCATCTCGACGCTGAAAATCAATCAGATAAAGATGTCCGTTTTCCCGAAAATGATTAA